Proteins encoded in a region of the Pelobates fuscus isolate aPelFus1 chromosome 11, aPelFus1.pri, whole genome shotgun sequence genome:
- the LOC134577480 gene encoding trans-1,2-dihydrobenzene-1,2-diol dehydrogenase-like — MATKWGICSAGKISNDFLVALATLPAVDHQAVAVAARDIDRAKDFAKTHSIPKVHGSYEELAKDPNIDIIYVGAVNTVHLDLVLMFMKNQKNVLCEKPLAMDCTEVRELISSARTHNVFLMEAVWSRFFPVYHQIRSLLTQNVIGEVKVVRAEFGLNLLHVERVVQKELGGGALLDIGCYCIQFALMAFNGEKPESITAKGFLHETGVVETVTIIIQFAGKRQAILTCSIAVELPNQAVISGTKGTIQIPSFFWCPTSLIVNGKETNYPVPPTTKQLYFLNSTGLSYQAEHVRQCLLKGLKESPVMSLAESELLASIMEEVHKQLGVTYPQNQH; from the exons GCAGTGGCTGTGGCAGCCAGGGATATTGACCGAGCTAAGGACTTTGCCAAAACTCACAGCATTCCAAAAGTGCATGGCTCGTATGAAGAACTCGCCAAAGACCCAAACATTG ATATTATCTATGTTGGCGCTGTTAACACAGTCCACCTGGATTTGGTGCTTATGTTCATGAAGaaccagaaaaatgtcttgtGTGAAAAACCATTGGCCATGGACTGCACAGAGGTCAGGGAGCTAATATCCAGTGCCAGGACACACAATGTATTCTTAATGGAG GCAGTCTGGAGTCGCTTCTTTCCTGTGTATCATCAAATCCGTTCCTTGCTAACCCAGAATGTTATTGGAGAAGTCAAGGTTGTAAGAGCAGAGTTTGGCTTGAATTTGTTACACGTTGAAAGGGTAGTGCAAAAAGAGCTTGGCGGAGGGGCGCTACTTGACATTGGCTGCTACTGTATCCAGTTTGCGTTAATGGCATTTAATGGAGAAAAACCAGAGTCTATCACAGCAAAGGGCTTCCTGCATGAGACCG GAGTGGTCGAGACTGTGACAATTATCATTCAGTTTGCAGGAAAGCGTCAGGCCATTCTTACATGTTCTATAGCTGTAGAACTGCCAAACCAGGCTGTAATTTCTGGCACCAAAGGAACTATTCAG ATACCTTCTTTCTTTTGGTGCCCAACATCTCTCATTGTTAATGGAAAGGAAACAAATTACCCAGTTCCACCTACTACAAAGCAATTGTATTTCCTTAACAGCACAGGACTGAGCTATCAAGCAGAACATGTACGTCAGTGTCTTTTAAAAG GGTTGAAGGAAAGTCCAGTTATGAGCTTAGCAGAGAGTGAGCTCTTGGCCAGCATTATGGAAGAAGTTCACAAGCAACTTGGTGTTACCTACCCTCAGAACCAACACTGA